The Grus americana isolate bGruAme1 chromosome 8, bGruAme1.mat, whole genome shotgun sequence genome includes a region encoding these proteins:
- the RGS13 gene encoding regulator of G-protein signaling 13, which translates to MSLNTCWLCKIFRAEENGISSKVSLDEVLQWSQSFEKLITSKYGPMIYKTYLKTEHSDENIEFWLACEAYKKITSQRKRISMARKLFTSYIEPHAPNEINIDSPARKTIIRNIQEPTQSCFDEAQRIIYMHMERDSYPRFLESKFYQKLKRSLQTNGDNSMVN; encoded by the exons ATGAGTCTGAATACTTGTTGGCTTTGCAAGATattcagagcagaagaaaatgggaTCAGTTCTAA GGTGTCTTTGGACGAAGTGCTACAATGGTCCCAGTCTTTTGAAAAGCTGATAACAAGTAAAT atgGGCCTATGATCTACAAGACCTACTTAAAGACAGAGCACAGCGATGAAAATATAGAGTTCTGGCTTGCTTGCGAAGCTTATAAGAAGATCACATCACAGAGGAAAAGGATTTCCATGGCCAGGAAACTTTTTACAAGTTACATTGAACCCCATGCTCCCAACGAG attaaCATTGACAGTCCTGCAAGGAAAACGATTATAAGGAATATTCAAGAGCCAACACAGTCCTGTTTTGATGAAGCACAGAGAATAATTTACATGCACATGGAAAGAGATTCTTATCCAAGATTTCTTGAATCAAAGTTCTATCAAAAACTCAAACGCAGCCTTCAAACTAATGGCGATAATTCAATGGTAAATTAA